In Syntrophales bacterium, one genomic interval encodes:
- a CDS encoding integron integrase, whose product MKEILPDFQKYLVEHKLVPEGHVSFYALWTSKFLFFSNKHQDKSIVLRKRLFLDSLMKEQKLQDWQVHQVENAIGLYLNHFLSGDVSLLSLNAEPVFQNRFPDYQEMRETLREAIRIKHYAYSTERTYIDWFQRFYAYVTAIKGKDWQKGGADETDVRDFLSHLAVRQRVSSSTQNQAFNALLFLFREVLKINLQDLSKTVRAKRGSKIPVVLTQDEVKRLLNEIGGRNLLIIQILYGTGMRLMELARLRVQDIDFGLNSIIVRADKGDKDRMTIMPEFVKESLKEHLSRVRKFHEKDLEMKHGEVYLPEGLDRKYPNAGKEWGWQYAFPSATLSVDPRTGKVRRHHISPSSIQKIVAAAVKKAGIAKHASVHTLRHSFATHLLMNGVNIREVQELLGHKNIETTMIYTHVLRNMSKAPESPLDILLRQEKGHPSP is encoded by the coding sequence GTGAAAGAAATTTTGCCTGATTTCCAAAAGTATCTTGTTGAACATAAGCTCGTACCAGAGGGGCATGTTTCCTTTTATGCCTTGTGGACGAGCAAATTCCTTTTCTTTTCCAACAAGCATCAGGATAAATCAATAGTGCTTAGAAAGAGGCTTTTTCTTGATTCCCTGATGAAAGAGCAAAAGTTACAGGACTGGCAGGTGCATCAGGTGGAAAACGCCATCGGGCTTTATCTGAATCATTTTCTGTCCGGCGATGTTTCGTTATTGTCACTAAATGCTGAACCCGTTTTTCAGAACAGGTTTCCGGATTATCAGGAAATGCGGGAGACGCTCCGGGAGGCGATAAGAATCAAACATTATGCCTACAGTACTGAACGTACCTACATAGATTGGTTCCAGAGGTTTTATGCTTATGTTACCGCTATAAAAGGCAAAGATTGGCAAAAGGGTGGTGCTGATGAGACGGATGTCAGAGATTTCCTGAGTCACCTGGCCGTCAGGCAGAGGGTGTCATCATCTACTCAGAATCAGGCATTCAATGCTCTGCTTTTTCTCTTTCGGGAAGTACTCAAGATTAACCTCCAGGACCTCAGTAAAACAGTGCGGGCCAAAAGAGGGTCAAAGATCCCTGTCGTATTGACACAGGATGAAGTCAAACGGCTGCTTAACGAGATAGGGGGCAGAAATTTGCTCATCATCCAGATTCTGTATGGCACGGGCATGAGGCTCATGGAACTTGCCCGGTTACGTGTTCAGGATATCGATTTCGGTCTGAATTCGATTATTGTCAGAGCAGACAAGGGGGACAAAGACAGGATGACCATCATGCCTGAATTCGTAAAAGAAAGCCTGAAAGAACATCTTTCCAGGGTAAGGAAATTTCATGAAAAAGACTTGGAAATGAAACATGGCGAGGTATATCTGCCGGAAGGTCTTGACCGCAAGTATCCGAATGCAGGCAAGGAATGGGGATGGCAATATGCTTTTCCTTCGGCTACGCTTTCCGTCGATCCACGGACGGGGAAGGTGCGCCGCCACCATATAAGCCCCAGTTCCATACAAAAGATAGTGGCGGCGGCGGTGAAAAAAGCGGGGATTGCCAAACATGCCAGTGTTCATACGCTGCGCCACAGTTTTGCCACACATTTGTTGATGAACGGTGTAAACATCCGCGAGGTTCAGGAATTGCTCGGCCACAAGAACATTGAGACTACAATGATTTATACCCATGTTCTCAGGAATATGTCGAAAGCGCCGGAAAGTCCGCTGGACATACTCCTGCGGCAAGAGAAGGGGCATCCATCGCCATGA
- a CDS encoding amidophosphoribosyltransferase, whose product MKSFGEKCGIFGIYSPAACIQDIYQGMDFLQHRGQEYCGIATFDSQIRHVTHHGKAANSFTENEFNYLSGSSGIGHVSLSERQPMTWQSRLGQISVAFSGNIINSGELIREMKDHGHAFYRDYDTEVIAKIVMEAPDMVSGISALSKRIKGAYSLVILTEEGIYATRDVYGFRPLILGQDAGRYAVSSESRALQNMDMEIYRDIKPGEIVLINGRGFHSVKQLDSPRKAHCSFEWAYTASIDSIIDGLYVQEARNNLGKSLAQRDMDEAYIAADIVAPVPMSGIGHALGYHQQSGIKYQEVFLYNRYADRSYTQSTQHAREQMAKRKLSVLRYAVENTRVVLCDDSIVRGTQILHKVRDLKKAGAKEVHVRIACPPLMYPCDFGISTRSYEELAARRYLKTGNILTMEQLRDMEAWMADQIGADSVKYNSIDAFVAALDIPRKDLCLKCWDGVSPIKDDLRLVEPLSHI is encoded by the coding sequence ATGAAATCATTTGGAGAAAAATGCGGCATTTTCGGAATTTACTCCCCTGCGGCCTGTATTCAGGATATCTACCAGGGGATGGACTTTCTACAGCACAGGGGGCAGGAATACTGCGGCATTGCAACCTTTGACAGCCAGATCCGCCATGTAACCCATCACGGCAAGGCGGCTAATTCTTTCACCGAAAACGAATTTAACTACCTGTCCGGCAGCTCGGGCATCGGGCATGTCAGCCTGTCGGAACGCCAGCCGATGACCTGGCAATCACGGCTCGGACAGATATCCGTTGCCTTCAGCGGCAATATCATCAATTCTGGTGAACTGATCCGGGAAATGAAGGATCATGGCCATGCCTTTTACCGGGACTACGACACAGAGGTCATTGCCAAGATCGTTATGGAAGCGCCGGACATGGTCTCCGGCATCTCCGCCCTCTCAAAACGGATCAAAGGCGCCTATTCTCTTGTCATCCTGACCGAGGAAGGGATCTATGCCACGAGGGATGTCTATGGATTTCGTCCTTTAATCCTGGGTCAGGACGCCGGACGCTATGCCGTGAGCTCCGAATCCAGGGCGCTTCAGAACATGGATATGGAGATCTACCGCGACATTAAACCGGGAGAAATCGTCCTGATCAACGGCCGGGGTTTTCACTCTGTGAAACAGCTTGACTCCCCCCGGAAAGCGCACTGTTCCTTTGAATGGGCATACACCGCCAGCATTGATTCAATTATTGACGGCCTGTATGTCCAGGAAGCCCGGAACAACCTGGGCAAAAGCCTTGCCCAACGGGACATGGACGAGGCGTATATCGCAGCCGATATCGTCGCGCCGGTGCCCATGTCCGGCATTGGCCATGCCCTCGGATACCACCAGCAATCTGGGATCAAGTATCAGGAGGTGTTTCTTTACAACCGTTACGCCGACCGGAGCTATACCCAGTCCACACAGCATGCCCGCGAGCAGATGGCTAAACGCAAGCTCTCCGTTCTTCGCTACGCAGTGGAAAACACACGCGTCGTCCTTTGCGACGACTCCATCGTAAGAGGCACGCAGATTCTCCATAAGGTCAGGGATTTAAAAAAGGCCGGCGCAAAGGAAGTGCACGTTCGCATTGCCTGTCCGCCCTTGATGTATCCCTGCGATTTCGGGATTTCCACCCGTTCCTATGAAGAGCTGGCCGCCAGGCGTTACCTTAAGACCGGCAATATCCTGACCATGGAACAACTCAGGGATATGGAAGCCTGGATGGCGGACCAGATCGGCGCCGATTCCGTTAAATACAACAGCATTGACGCCTTCGTTGCCGCCCTCGACATTCCCAGAAAAGACCTCTGCCTGAAGTGCTGGGACGGGGTCAGCCCCATTAAAGACGATCTCAGGCTGGTCGAACCGCTGAGTCACATATAG
- the def gene encoding peptide deformylase produces the protein MCRTRILTLWSDEGINGEEAQILRKPSVDVPIPIDSNEQRDIKTLVNAFLERDDALGLAAPQVGIKKRIIVFRTKGFNEKERINSENDYDVLINPRITQFRGEEVSAFEGCLSCPEIKVEVSRFSEIKIRAHDLNGRKISKRYTDFLARIVQHEIDHLEGKLVIDYEGTVYFPRKRQEFFAWLFQEKLKEA, from the coding sequence ATGTGCAGAACGAGAATCTTAACACTGTGGAGCGATGAGGGGATAAATGGAGAAGAGGCGCAAATCCTGAGAAAACCCTCCGTGGATGTACCGATCCCCATTGATAGCAATGAGCAAAGAGATATCAAAACCCTGGTCAATGCTTTCCTCGAAAGGGATGATGCATTAGGTCTGGCGGCCCCGCAGGTTGGAATTAAAAAAAGAATTATAGTTTTTCGAACTAAAGGATTTAACGAGAAAGAACGGATAAATAGTGAAAATGACTATGACGTCCTGATAAATCCCCGGATCACACAGTTCCGGGGGGAAGAGGTGTCAGCGTTCGAGGGATGTCTCTCATGTCCTGAAATCAAGGTCGAGGTTAGCAGATTTTCTGAAATTAAGATACGGGCTCACGACCTCAATGGTCGTAAAATAAGCAAACGATATACCGATTTTCTTGCCCGCATCGTACAGCACGAAATTGACCATCTGGAAGGGAAACTTGTCATTGACTATGAAGGAACGGTGTACTTTCCCAGGAAGAGGCAGGAATTCTTCGCCTGGTTATTTCAAGAAAAGTTAAAGGAAGCATAA
- a CDS encoding DUF2971 domain-containing protein, with product MPRYHDRDCFFKYVTNKIAKSIIQNHTLRWSCPVDFNDPFDHRFAFFEESRIEAIFELLVKRFETYIWERDDIQYDETHPFGTILVLFKKNKDVIPREAFRRNAETIRQQIIQAGQRALAEFNEETRRARFQTRVLCLAEENDNLLMWSHYTGSHTGAVFKLNAIDKLDVPLLAAKKVRYSREYPVLVAEEEWVDHALCINRIDMGRREGDLLLVKGEDWRYENEWRVSITDETHPLGGAIDFREPSEVFGAIYLGCRMSRKDEEEIMELAGQSLPNMEIWKAVDGQRAYKIEFERLK from the coding sequence ATGCCGAGATACCACGATAGAGATTGCTTCTTTAAGTATGTGACAAATAAAATTGCCAAGTCGATAATCCAGAATCACACACTGAGATGGTCTTGCCCCGTCGATTTCAATGATCCGTTCGACCACAGATTTGCATTCTTTGAGGAGTCTCGCATTGAAGCCATTTTTGAACTGCTCGTAAAACGATTCGAGACGTACATCTGGGAACGAGATGATATTCAATATGATGAGACGCACCCTTTTGGCACCATTCTGGTTCTGTTCAAAAAAAATAAAGATGTAATACCGCGAGAAGCATTCCGGCGAAATGCTGAGACGATCAGACAACAGATTATTCAGGCAGGCCAGCGCGCCCTTGCGGAGTTCAATGAAGAGACAAGGCGTGCACGTTTTCAGACGAGAGTGTTGTGTTTAGCAGAAGAGAACGACAATCTGTTGATGTGGTCGCACTACACAGGATCACACACCGGAGCCGTCTTCAAGCTCAATGCAATCGATAAACTCGATGTCCCTCTTTTGGCAGCGAAGAAAGTGAGGTATTCCAGAGAGTACCCAGTACTCGTGGCCGAAGAGGAGTGGGTAGATCATGCACTGTGCATAAATCGAATAGATATGGGAAGACGCGAGGGCGACCTTCTTTTAGTAAAAGGTGAGGACTGGCGTTACGAGAATGAGTGGAGGGTGTCAATAACCGATGAAACGCATCCTCTGGGCGGCGCCATCGATTTCAGGGAGCCTTCGGAGGTATTCGGAGCTATATATCTCGGCTGCCGTATGTCTCGCAAGGACGAAGAGGAAATAATGGAATTGGCGGGTCAGAGTCTACCCAATATGGAAATATGGAAAGCGGTTGACGGGCAGAGAGCCTACAAGATTGAGTTTGAGCGGCTAAAGTAA
- a CDS encoding coproporphyrinogen III oxidase family protein encodes MRLIPRIHDIITRKARQKFARAMRFRDGVKPDIPTCSLRKPRLLYIHIPFCERLCPYCSFHRVVFEDTLCRNYFRALRKEILLYREKGCDFCGLYVGGGTPTILIDELEETIALARDCFRIEEISVETNPNHLTDKNMAVLKRAGVSRLSVGVQSFDDGLLKEMERYDKYGSGEVITERLKQTLGLFATLNADMIFNFPSQSMAGLDRDLDILMETGVDQITYYPLMVSDSTRGVINKTLGQVDYDREKQFYRQIVKRLAPAYRFSSAWCFSRTKTVSIIDEYIVDYDEYAGLGSGSIGYLNGRCYANTFDIQEYIAAVNQGELPLLASGNFSLKDRIRYDFLMKLFGTKLDVPALRKKYGGRFYRYLWPDIAAFILTGDLRYRPPCFYLTRRGCYTWLIMMREFFIAVNNFRDFCRAKIVP; translated from the coding sequence ATGAGATTAATACCGAGAATTCATGACATCATTACCAGGAAAGCCCGGCAGAAGTTTGCCAGGGCGATGAGATTCAGAGATGGGGTGAAGCCGGATATCCCTACCTGTAGCCTTAGGAAGCCAAGACTTCTCTATATTCACATCCCCTTCTGTGAGAGGCTCTGTCCTTACTGTTCTTTCCATCGTGTCGTCTTTGAAGATACCCTTTGCCGAAATTACTTCCGTGCCCTCCGGAAAGAGATACTGCTCTATAGAGAAAAGGGCTGCGACTTCTGCGGCCTCTATGTGGGAGGGGGAACCCCGACCATCCTGATTGACGAACTGGAAGAAACAATAGCCCTGGCGAGGGATTGTTTTCGCATCGAGGAAATTTCCGTCGAGACAAACCCGAACCATCTGACAGATAAAAATATGGCGGTTTTGAAGCGGGCCGGTGTAAGTCGCCTTTCGGTGGGTGTACAGAGCTTTGACGATGGTCTCCTGAAGGAGATGGAACGGTATGATAAATACGGAAGCGGCGAGGTCATTACGGAACGGCTGAAGCAGACCCTGGGACTGTTTGCTACCCTCAATGCGGATATGATCTTTAACTTTCCCTCTCAGAGCATGGCAGGGCTCGACAGGGACCTGGACATCCTGATGGAAACAGGGGTAGATCAGATCACCTACTATCCGCTGATGGTTTCCGATTCCACACGAGGGGTAATCAATAAGACACTGGGACAGGTGGATTACGACAGAGAAAAACAGTTTTACCGCCAAATTGTAAAACGGCTGGCGCCGGCATACCGCTTCTCCTCGGCCTGGTGTTTCTCCAGAACAAAAACAGTCTCCATTATTGACGAGTATATCGTTGATTATGACGAGTATGCGGGGCTTGGCAGCGGATCCATCGGATACTTAAACGGCAGGTGTTATGCAAATACCTTTGACATCCAGGAATATATCGCCGCGGTAAACCAGGGGGAATTGCCTCTGCTGGCCTCCGGTAATTTTTCCCTTAAAGACAGGATACGTTATGATTTCCTGATGAAGCTCTTCGGCACGAAACTGGATGTCCCTGCCCTGCGCAAAAAATACGGTGGGAGGTTTTACAGATATCTCTGGCCTGATATTGCCGCTTTTATCCTAACAGGCGATCTGCGTTATCGCCCGCCCTGTTTCTACCTGACCAGACGGGGGTGTTATACGTGGTTGATCATGATGCGGGAGTTTTTTATTGCGGTAAACAACTTCCGTGATTTTTGCCGGGCCAAGATCGTGCCTTGA
- a CDS encoding AAA family ATPase, giving the protein MTGNILKLEDIDLNSQFRRALELMEETDKNIFITGRAGTGKSTLLQFFRYHTGKNAVILAPTGVAAVNVGGQTIHYFFHFKPNVTLASIKKRKSKEEDKPTIYKKLTAIVIDEVSMVRADLLDCVDKFLRLNGPDPKRPFGGVQMIFIGDLYQLPPVVSSREKEIFRGHYKSPYFFSAEVFGQLDMEFVELEKVYRQNDDEFIRLLNAIRNRTVSDDDLALFNRRCDPLFEAPVNEFYISLTSVNDTADSINERQLSQLPGKIWKAQGLIEGEFDKEYLPTALELKLKKGAQIMLLNNDSYGRWINGTIGKVTGFKKDDEGEEIITARLDNGNIVEIGYYTWKIYRFFLKNGELCSEAVGSFTQYPVRLAFAVTIHKSQGKTFEKAVIDVGRGTFAHGQMYVALSRCVSLDGIILKQPLKKSHILMDWRIVQFLTRMQYDKAEQKCSHEDKLEIIHSAIKEKKNLNILYLKAKDEKSCRTIRPLFVGEMEYKGHPFVGMNAYCLTRKEKRVFNVDRILEICFTENR; this is encoded by the coding sequence ATGACAGGGAATATACTAAAACTTGAAGATATTGATCTCAATTCCCAGTTCCGCCGTGCGCTTGAGCTGATGGAAGAGACGGATAAAAACATCTTCATTACAGGCCGGGCGGGTACCGGTAAATCAACGCTGCTTCAGTTTTTTCGTTACCACACAGGTAAAAATGCCGTGATTCTGGCGCCGACGGGCGTGGCCGCCGTCAATGTAGGCGGGCAGACCATCCATTACTTTTTTCATTTCAAACCGAATGTGACGCTGGCATCCATCAAAAAGAGAAAGAGCAAGGAAGAAGACAAACCGACAATTTACAAAAAGCTCACCGCAATTGTGATTGATGAGGTCTCGATGGTGCGTGCCGACCTGCTGGACTGCGTGGATAAATTCCTACGGCTCAACGGTCCCGATCCAAAAAGACCCTTCGGCGGCGTGCAGATGATCTTCATCGGCGATCTGTATCAATTGCCGCCCGTTGTCTCCAGCCGGGAAAAAGAGATATTCCGCGGGCATTATAAAAGCCCTTATTTCTTCAGCGCCGAAGTTTTCGGACAACTGGATATGGAGTTTGTCGAACTGGAAAAAGTTTACCGCCAGAATGATGATGAATTCATCCGTCTGCTCAACGCGATCCGTAACCGCACGGTTTCGGATGACGATCTGGCGCTGTTCAACCGCCGTTGTGATCCCTTGTTTGAAGCACCCGTCAATGAATTTTATATTTCGCTGACCAGCGTCAATGATACGGCCGATTCAATCAACGAGCGGCAACTTTCCCAATTGCCCGGCAAAATATGGAAAGCGCAAGGTCTGATCGAAGGGGAATTCGACAAGGAATATCTTCCGACAGCCTTGGAATTGAAACTGAAAAAGGGCGCCCAGATCATGCTCCTGAACAATGATTCCTACGGACGCTGGATCAACGGCACCATAGGCAAGGTAACGGGATTTAAAAAAGATGACGAAGGCGAAGAGATCATTACCGCCAGATTGGATAATGGCAATATTGTGGAAATCGGTTACTACACTTGGAAAATATACCGTTTTTTCCTGAAGAATGGGGAGCTTTGTTCCGAAGCCGTTGGCTCGTTTACACAATATCCGGTGCGGCTGGCCTTTGCCGTTACCATTCATAAAAGCCAGGGCAAAACCTTTGAGAAGGCCGTCATTGATGTGGGACGAGGCACTTTTGCTCATGGACAAATGTACGTGGCGCTTTCGCGCTGCGTGTCCCTGGATGGGATCATCCTGAAACAGCCGCTGAAAAAAAGCCATATTCTGATGGATTGGCGTATTGTTCAATTTCTGACGCGCATGCAATACGACAAGGCGGAACAAAAATGCTCTCATGAAGATAAGCTGGAGATAATTCATTCAGCGATCAAAGAAAAGAAAAATCTGAATATCCTTTACTTGAAAGCAAAAGACGAAAAATCGTGCCGCACGATACGTCCGCTTTTTGTCGGAGAAATGGAATATAAAGGGCATCCTTTTGTCGGGATGAATGCCTATTGCCTGACGCGTAAGGAAAAGCGCGTTTTTAACGTGGATCGAATCTTGGAAATCTGCTTTACGGAAAACAGATAA
- the carB gene encoding carbamoyl-phosphate synthase large subunit, with translation MPIIDSIHKVLIIGSGPIVIGQACEFDYSGTQACKALRKLGYKIVLVNSNPATIMTDPGMADVTYLEPLNLQSLTEIIENERPDAILPNLGGQTGLNLTSELARAGVLEKYGVQVIGVRVDAIERGEDRIAFKETMTRLGIGMPRSEAALSVEEAEKIAIQLGYPVVIRPAYTMGGTGGGLVYNLEELRIVAGRGLSASLIGQILIEESVLGWEELELEVVRDTKNQMITVCFIENVDAMGIHTGDSYCTAPMLTIAPELQQRLQKYSYDIVEAIQVIGGTNIQFAHDPETGRIVVIEINPRTSRSSALASKATGFPIAMISSMLAAGLTLDEIPYWRDGTLDKYTPSGDYVVVKFARWDFEKFPGSEDKLGTQMRAVGEVMSIGKTYKEAFQKSIRSLEKSRYGLGFVKNFHDKPLEDLMDLLAAPSSERQFIMYEALRKGADCDTLHRKTHIKHWFIRQMKELVEMETEILKYKGKMLPDKLLIVAKKDGFADRYLAKILDVPEADIRKRRTALGVVEGWEAVPVSGVENAAYYFSTYNAPDSVPTSNRKKIMVLGGGPNRIGQGIEFDYCCVHAAFTLRDEGYESIMVNCNPETVSTDYDTSDKLYFEPLTVEDVLAIYEKEKPEGVVVQFGGQTPLNIAAELAQSGATIIGTSPETIDLAEDRDRFRKMMQKLNIPMPASGMASTLDEAVRIAKEIGYPLMVRPSYVLGGRGMEVVYDEDMLKRYVAAAVGVTPERPILIDKFLENAIEAEADAISDGADAFVPAVMEHIELAGIHSGDSACVIPPISIPARHIETIREYTRKIAVEFNVVGLMNIQYAIAGDVVYILEANPRASRTVPLVSKVCNIQMARIATQVMLGKKLKDFDLKQKSFPHFGVKEAVFPFNMLQEVDPLLGPEMRSTGEVLGLADSFGLAFYKAQVAAQQTLPGEGTVLITVNQKDKNAVLEVARRFEELGFKIKTTGGTCQFLAANGIASEPILKMHEGRPNIVDGIKNGEIQLVINTPTGRLGTHDDSYIRKAAIKYKIPYITTVAAAVAAVKGIAAFREGHGRARSLQNYHADIR, from the coding sequence ATGCCAATAATCGACAGCATCCATAAAGTTCTTATCATAGGATCCGGGCCAATCGTGATCGGCCAGGCCTGCGAGTTTGACTATTCCGGCACCCAGGCCTGTAAGGCCTTGCGAAAGTTGGGGTACAAGATTGTCCTGGTCAATTCCAATCCGGCAACTATCATGACGGATCCAGGCATGGCCGATGTCACCTACCTGGAGCCCCTTAACCTCCAGTCCCTGACGGAAATCATCGAAAATGAACGTCCTGATGCCATCCTGCCGAACCTTGGCGGACAGACCGGCCTGAACCTTACTTCCGAACTTGCCCGTGCCGGCGTCCTGGAAAAGTATGGCGTTCAGGTGATCGGCGTGCGGGTCGATGCTATCGAACGGGGAGAAGACAGGATCGCTTTCAAAGAAACTATGACACGCCTCGGCATCGGTATGCCCCGAAGCGAAGCCGCCTTAAGCGTTGAGGAGGCGGAAAAGATCGCCATCCAGCTCGGTTACCCGGTGGTTATACGTCCGGCATACACGATGGGAGGGACAGGCGGGGGGCTCGTTTACAATCTCGAAGAATTGAGAATAGTGGCCGGCCGCGGGCTATCGGCGAGCCTTATCGGCCAGATACTTATTGAGGAATCTGTCTTGGGCTGGGAAGAACTGGAACTTGAAGTGGTCCGTGACACCAAGAACCAGATGATTACCGTTTGCTTTATCGAGAATGTGGATGCGATGGGCATACATACCGGCGATTCTTACTGCACCGCTCCTATGCTTACGATAGCCCCCGAATTGCAGCAGCGGCTGCAGAAATATTCCTATGATATCGTCGAGGCAATTCAGGTCATTGGGGGCACCAACATCCAGTTCGCCCACGATCCGGAAACAGGCCGGATCGTGGTCATCGAGATCAATCCCCGGACATCCCGCTCGTCGGCTCTGGCCTCCAAGGCCACGGGCTTCCCCATCGCCATGATTTCTTCCATGCTGGCTGCCGGTCTTACCCTCGATGAAATACCCTACTGGCGGGACGGTACGCTCGACAAATACACGCCCTCCGGCGATTACGTGGTGGTCAAGTTCGCCCGCTGGGACTTTGAGAAGTTCCCCGGTTCCGAGGATAAGCTCGGTACCCAGATGCGGGCGGTAGGCGAGGTGATGAGCATTGGAAAAACCTACAAGGAAGCCTTCCAGAAATCCATCCGTTCATTGGAAAAAAGCCGCTATGGACTCGGTTTTGTCAAGAATTTCCATGACAAGCCCCTTGAAGATCTCATGGACCTCCTTGCGGCGCCTTCGAGTGAAAGGCAATTTATCATGTACGAGGCCCTGCGAAAAGGCGCCGATTGCGATACCCTCCATCGGAAGACCCACATCAAGCACTGGTTCATCCGGCAGATGAAAGAACTCGTGGAGATGGAAACGGAAATCCTCAAATATAAGGGAAAGATGCTGCCGGACAAACTGCTGATTGTGGCCAAGAAGGACGGTTTCGCCGACAGATATCTGGCAAAGATACTGGATGTCCCTGAAGCGGATATACGCAAACGCCGCACTGCTCTCGGCGTCGTGGAAGGCTGGGAAGCCGTCCCCGTAAGCGGGGTGGAAAATGCGGCCTATTATTTTTCCACTTACAATGCGCCTGACAGCGTTCCCACAAGCAATCGGAAAAAGATCATGGTCTTAGGCGGAGGTCCGAACCGGATCGGCCAGGGCATCGAATTCGACTACTGCTGCGTCCACGCCGCCTTTACTCTGCGCGATGAAGGCTATGAATCGATCATGGTCAACTGCAACCCTGAAACAGTCTCCACCGATTACGACACCTCGGACAAGCTCTACTTTGAACCTCTGACTGTCGAGGATGTACTCGCCATCTATGAAAAAGAAAAACCCGAGGGCGTTGTCGTTCAGTTTGGCGGACAGACGCCGCTGAACATTGCCGCCGAACTGGCGCAGTCGGGAGCAACAATCATCGGCACCTCGCCGGAAACCATAGACCTGGCTGAAGACCGCGACCGTTTCCGCAAGATGATGCAAAAGCTCAATATTCCCATGCCCGCGTCCGGTATGGCCTCCACCCTGGATGAAGCGGTCCGGATTGCGAAAGAAATCGGCTATCCCCTGATGGTCAGGCCTTCCTATGTCCTCGGCGGCAGGGGTATGGAGGTTGTCTATGACGAAGATATGCTGAAGCGCTATGTGGCCGCCGCTGTCGGCGTGACGCCAGAACGCCCTATTCTGATAGACAAATTCCTTGAAAACGCTATTGAGGCGGAAGCGGATGCCATCTCGGACGGCGCCGATGCTTTCGTTCCGGCAGTGATGGAGCATATCGAGCTGGCCGGCATCCATTCCGGCGATTCCGCATGCGTCATTCCCCCTATCAGCATCCCCGCCAGGCATATCGAAACCATACGTGAATATACCCGCAAGATCGCCGTTGAATTTAATGTTGTCGGCCTGATGAACATTCAATACGCCATTGCCGGCGATGTGGTTTACATACTGGAGGCCAACCCGCGGGCCTCACGCACGGTGCCCCTGGTTTCCAAGGTCTGCAACATTCAGATGGCGCGCATTGCCACGCAGGTCATGCTGGGGAAAAAACTTAAGGATTTCGACCTGAAACAAAAATCATTTCCCCACTTCGGAGTCAAGGAGGCCGTCTTCCCTTTCAACATGCTTCAGGAAGTCGATCCTCTCCTTGGCCCCGAGATGCGCTCTACCGGAGAAGTCCTGGGACTGGCCGATTCCTTTGGATTGGCCTTCTACAAGGCACAGGTCGCGGCCCAGCAGACGCTTCCCGGGGAAGGCACGGTGCTGATCACGGTAAACCAGAAGGATAAAAACGCCGTTCTGGAAGTGGCCCGAAGATTCGAGGAATTGGGTTTCAAGATCAAGACAACGGGCGGGACATGCCAATTCCTCGCCGCAAACGGCATCGCATCCGAACCGATTCTGAAGATGCACGAAGGCCGGCCAAATATTGTGGATGGAATAAAGAACGGGGAGATACAACTCGTTATCAATACGCCGACAGGCAGGCTCGGCACTCATGATGATTCATACATACGCAAGGCCGCCATCAAGTATAAAATACCGTATATCACGACCGTGGCCGCAGCCGTTGCGGCCGTAAAGGGCATTGCCGCCTTCCGCGAAGGACACGGAAGGGCAAGATCGCTCCAGAACTACCACGCAGACATCCGATAG
- a CDS encoding addiction module protein has product MKTLAVTDTLDLSIPERIQLVEDIWDTIAVEAGSVELTEEEKKIIDERLEAYHQNPDLGSPWEDVFKRIVSKK; this is encoded by the coding sequence ATGAAAACGCTTGCTGTAACTGATACTCTTGATTTATCAATCCCAGAGAGAATTCAACTGGTAGAGGACATTTGGGATACGATAGCTGTAGAAGCTGGCTCGGTCGAATTAACTGAAGAAGAAAAGAAGATAATCGATGAAAGATTAGAGGCGTATCATCAGAATCCTGATTTAGGTTCTCCGTGGGAGGATGTTTTCAAGAGAATAGTGAGCAAAAAATGA
- a CDS encoding type II toxin-antitoxin system RelE/ParE family toxin, which produces MRYRVIIRLEAENDLKEAFSWYEDKRQGLGYDFLLQVDAGLRFIERNPKICPAEYKETRKYLIKRFPYKIIYLLEEERITVLAVIHGKRSPNLTKKRIDSI; this is translated from the coding sequence ATGAGATATAGAGTTATCATCAGGCTTGAGGCTGAAAATGACCTGAAGGAAGCTTTCTCTTGGTATGAAGACAAAAGGCAAGGATTGGGCTACGACTTTCTTTTGCAGGTTGATGCTGGGCTGAGATTCATAGAAAGAAATCCGAAGATTTGTCCAGCAGAGTATAAAGAAACAAGAAAATACCTCATCAAGAGGTTTCCATACAAAATAATCTATCTGCTTGAAGAAGAAAGAATAACTGTCTTAGCTGTAATCCATGGCAAAAGAAGTCCAAACTTAACAAAAAAGAGAATAGATAGCATCTAA